CCTGCGTGTCCCCATCGTCGCTGTGCTAGGCAATCACGATTACGAGAGCAACCAGCAAGAGGTACTCATGGAAATGATGACGGCCGAGGGCATCAAAGTCCTCGACGGCACCGCCTATGAGCGCGACGGCGTTGGCTTTGCCGGGACCAAGGGTTTTCTTGGAGGCTTCGGACGAGGCGTACTGACCGCCTTCGGCGAACCGGAAGTGAAGGCGTTCGTTCAGGCAGGCGTTGACGAGGCTCTCAAACTCGAGCGAGCGCTAGCGCAGATACGCGCCGAGAAGCGCGTGATCGTCCTGCATTACTCGCCCATTGCCGAGACCGTTCGTGGCGAGCCCGCAGAAATATTTCCGTATCTTGGCAGCTCGCGGCTGGCAGAGGTGGTCGATCGCCACGGTGCCAACCTCGTAGTACACGGACACGCCCACCACGGCACCAGTGCCGGTAAAACCACGGGCGGAGTCCCCGTCCACAACGTTGCCATCTCCCTGCTCCAGCAGCAGAACCCACCTGTCCCGTACCGCGTCTTCGAAATTTAGCTGCACGGGTTCGAACCGTGCAGTCGACCATGGACATCGCGGGCGTTTGACTTCCCCATCCGCCCCCAAGTAACTTCGTTATGCTCGGCAATACGCCGAATCTGTACGCACTGCGGAGGTTCGATGAAACGCCTTAAAACCAGCTTTTTCCTTCCGCTGCTTCTGCTCGCCGTACTCGCCGCTCCGCTTGTCGCACAGGACTTAGCATCGTTCGAAAAGC
This is a stretch of genomic DNA from Clostridia bacterium. It encodes these proteins:
- a CDS encoding metallophosphoesterase is translated as MRIAATADLHFTPQSYDRIREQMGRIRDEADLLVLGGDLTNFGRPPEMESLLNALVRLRVPIVAVLGNHDYESNQQEVLMEMMTAEGIKVLDGTAYERDGVGFAGTKGFLGGFGRGVLTAFGEPEVKAFVQAGVDEALKLERALAQIRAEKRVIVLHYSPIAETVRGEPAEIFPYLGSSRLAEVVDRHGANLVVHGHAHHGTSAGKTTGGVPVHNVAISLLQQQNPPVPYRVFEI